The Belonocnema kinseyi isolate 2016_QV_RU_SX_M_011 chromosome 2, B_treatae_v1, whole genome shotgun sequence nucleotide sequence aatcggctcttccgacttcaaatatgaggtgaaaatacgggccaaatgctgatgggttgaaggaaacttcttcaaccggaaggttttgatacaatcggaTCCCGGTGCGGTATAGTTCTTCaaccctcttaatacttttttcacctcctcggtagtgggcattcttgatcaggtgttatgaaggcATCACGCAGCTCCTTGAAgccatttatattttctgagtcttcgtgcagtctatgctgcacttcgtagacttttctccaaaatacttcgacgtcctctggtttgggcgggtggttgacagtaattggagggtcttggaagattcgagatgggtcagagagaaactgttgattttctctgacccacctctccctccgctctagacttctcttagcgtcagatagtatccgtattctcgcaacaatattctgcctgatggtcagccacttagacttgttaagtgtgtgataacgggtccggagttcgcgcgcgaactttcgaaccttggcggtaaaattcctgccagatttgatgtagtcaatcacacgctgaatgcgggacgcgtactgtcttgtccaggctatctttatggcaagttgatgcattcgtcttttggtcttatgaccaaccgttggttttgttttacgattcgcatcggccaaagctctcgctgtattatacacacaatacttgatagcccagaggtcggattcttcggaaaaatgtccacgaagctcgtcatccatttcagccagatctttaggcttgagagaatccttgatgttgatgttttactgggtcataaagcatcgctcttcctctattgatGCCTGCCCGTGTTTGGTCTtagtttcgcctctctttctctgttgccggcttgttctagctgtggtagagtaggcgttccgcttacatagctcctttttCGGAGTAGCTTGGCAtgttttcgcagacgttgctgcgaaaagtgcgatagcttcgggtgtttttcgcaccacagagcatgcagccgtgccatgtaacattgttcaggggtcacactcgcatcgtagcaatcTATCAAGTCGTGATTTATTCGCTccatccacctaaaggtcccgagattccgccgatccattgcattgaatctattttcattgaGTCCACTAGCTCtaattgttggccgacccattgtcgggagccctgcgcgttctgttggtttgaaccgcacttactataactatgtttggtgttgtcattgttgttcccacgataagctaaggaaaggggttcgtccatccttgtagagccccgcatgcaaggataaggctgcgtactctgagaagtcgcccggtatcccagaatcacagttttagacacctcacccaggtgctattcagctttcggcacggtttttacacctccgcttgggaattaattccttcgggaccacccctggaaaattgtctgcgactgcctatttatttttgtaaccatattcagcagaaacccttggtgcagggaccttctatccgcaacctgaggacgcgttcggtggctttgtcatatgcCCTTAGGTATATTTagtgtagataatttgtcttttaaatattataccgTATAACgttcaaacatattttaaataagctgtatcaattatcaTAGTTTACAGTtcattttaacatatattttatggaacgttgtattttaataaattcgtcagttaaattctgttcgtctaattttttttgtcaatgcGATACGTAATCTGGTTTAGAACGGCCTTCctaacatttaaaaactaaaagaacaGTTTTCCTACCggtttgaattataattatacttttataaaaatgttcgaaTATAGaacaattaagaaattggaaaatacatacgagagtTTGATTAGACGAAGtctaaaaaatccatagaaattgcagaccacaaaagtaaaaataagtactacataatattaaagaactatatatagatattGTCCGAGTTAACTTATCtcagtgcgcctcgaggggcctactgagagttgcctacagcgctccaagtggctcttggcaaactatatcgatgggtgctatCCACGGGCGGCTGTGGATAGAGGGAAACTGCCGATTTGTGCCGGACGCGTTGTCTCCTGTAGAATAATATATTGAACAACatagattagaaattttttactcataaagttatttttattttcatttttggacgttattcttattttctttgcagtgcctaaaatttataattatatgctCAAATAAGCTATACAAGATGGCAGGTGAAAATTTTTTACGAACGCAGCAGTATTTAAAGACACTTGATaatgataaatgttcaaataCCATAGCAGCAGAAAATTCTAGCAGTGTGTTTGAGAAAATGCAGTTGACTCTAACAACTAATTGTACAAACTCCGAGTTTGCAGAGTCACCGAAAGTTATATATGTCAATCCTAATTATGGACGTATAAAACACGTAATACATATTAATCCAAACATACATGCCAATGTATCCATGCATGTGAATGCCAAATTAAACTCAAAGACATCAACCCACCTGAATTCAAACGTTAGCACTAAAAAATCGATTTACCTGAATCCAAAGATTGTGAAAAATATGGATGTTATACATCATctacaaaaagaagaaaacaagAGTATTTCTAGTACTGGAAGTTCTCAAACAAATACTTTGAAAGGAAAAATACAGAATTCAGTATACGTTAATCCGAAGTTactagaaaaattttcttttgcagaaattgagaaaaatactCCATCAGAGAAGAAAATAGTTGCCGAACATATCAGTTATACCGTTTGTTCAGAATTGAATGTAAAAAGTGTAAtccaaaaaaaaagtcaaccttCGAATGTCATACCATTGCCATGTACGAACGTTATACGGTTAAAGCGATATTCGAAAGGTGCGTCTAGTACGTCGATTGCTACTTCAAATAAAGTCAAAAGAATTTCTGGCACAGGATTAAAAATCGCTAACGTCAAAGACAGTGCCTTTTTATCTACTAAAAGTGGTTCTTGTCAGTTAGATAATCTGTTGCAATTCgtgaaatgtaaaaataaagtaaGTCAATACAAGTTCGATAAAATGGTagttcaaaaaagaaaaacgaaaagcTCTGGGTTTACTAGAACAGAAAAACTGTGAGTATGTTACCAGCGCGATACTGTTTAATTTTAACTCATAGCCTTGAAAAATCCGTTCtgtttaatgttttcaaatttttccaggagaaattcaatgaaattagtGTCGATTGGTGGCATTTCATATAAATCTTCAAAGAATCAATTAGTTCGTAGAACCAGCACCAATCTTACAAAAAGTGTTTATCCTATTCTTATATAATCGTATgattttattatacttattaaATCTTGACTTTTTCAGTtcaattaaacttaattattttagggAAACGAATTATTTCACGTGAAGGTCATGAACAATTTTCCATAACTTCTGATGGAAAAGTACTTCTTAGATTAAATGGCACAAGAAAATGCCAAACTCACATGAATCACTCGGGCATTACAGTGAATAGAAGTAAAACAACATTAATTAGAAGAAAGTCTATCCCTCTAGTAAAACAAAATCTGAAAGGAAATATCAGGTGAGTAAAGTAATATTCAAAGACTGTTCTCCTAAGATAtacattagggtggcccaaaaaatcacatttgagaaattttaacgggcttgtttaCTCAAATCGTTTccgtaggcaaataaatttatgcctatttttttataaaaataaaattctttttagaaCTCGCtttgaggcttcaaagtttcctgatttaaagTAGAGAAGTACTAACAGCAGCGGTAGCAGTAAAAGCGACATGGATAGCTGAAACGTTACCACGTCACTTTTACTGTTACTGCCATTTTGAATTACAAAACTACGACAGCTGATTCATATCCAGCGACACTTAAACCTTCGGCGTAgcaagtttcattatttttagatttaatttgagATGGTTACCGATTTTTGACGCTGTTCTTGCCAAATTGCCCCACTGTGAGTTGTAGACAATTTTTCAGGTATGCTTCCGAAGTAATAACTCCTGATTGGAGGCGTAACCACTGTTCCTTGTATGTGATGCTCTATAGGGATAGACAAACCCTTTCCTTAGCTGCTTTTTGGAAAAACGAGACCACCAAACCACCAAAAAGTTTTAGATGTGGTTTAAAACGATCGAACGGCCAGAGCATCCGACAATGTATTGGCAATATATATGGATGTACAATGACAAAGCGGA carries:
- the LOC117167033 gene encoding uncharacterized protein LOC117167033 isoform X3, yielding MAGENFLRTQQYLKTLDNDKCSNTIAAENSSSVFEKMQLTLTTNCTNSEFAESPKVIYVNPNYGRIKHVIHINPNIHANVSMHVNAKLNSKTSTHLNSNVSTKKSIYLNPKIVKNMDVIHHLQKEENKSISSTGSSQTNTLKGKIQNSVYVNPKLLEKFSFAEIEKNTPSEKKIVAEHISYTVCSELNVKSVIQKKSQPSNVIPLPCTNVIRLKRYSKGASSTSIATSNKVKRISGTGLKIANVKDSAFLSTKSGSCQLDNLLQFVKCKNKVSQYKFDKMVVQKRKTKSSGFTRTEKLRNSMKLVSIGGISYKSSKNQLVRRTSTNLTKRKRIISREGHEQFSITSDGKVLLRLNGTRKCQTHMNHSGITVNRSKTTLIRRKSIPLVKQNLKGNISNKVKQRSIQILRNKMRKNNQPCLFFQKFGYCANQDIGKCHKVHDKKQVALCKNVNNVIYIYALNLKRQAIAVRVSIVLIPTNPRHRRFLLRCKNGVICHHLKSKSPRLLLLNVENGITITVVMILGKKENIYFKNWK
- the LOC117167033 gene encoding zinc finger CCCH domain-containing protein 3 isoform X1, which gives rise to MAGENFLRTQQYLKTLDNDKCSNTIAAENSSSVFEKMQLTLTTNCTNSEFAESPKVIYVNPNYGRIKHVIHINPNIHANVSMHVNAKLNSKTSTHLNSNVSTKKSIYLNPKIVKNMDVIHHLQKEENKSISSTGSSQTNTLKGKIQNSVYVNPKLLEKFSFAEIEKNTPSEKKIVAEHISYTVCSELNVKSVIQKKSQPSNVIPLPCTNVIRLKRYSKGASSTSIATSNKVKRISGTGLKIANVKDSAFLSTKSGSCQLDNLLQFVKCKNKVSQYKFDKMVVQKRKTKSSGFTRTEKLRNSMKLVSIGGISYKSSKNQLVRRTSTNLTKRKRIISREGHEQFSITSDGKVLLRLNGTRKCQTHMNHSGITVNRSKTTLIRRKSIPLVKQNLKGNISNKVKQRSIQILRNKMRKNNQPCLFFQKFGYCANQDIGKCHKVHDKKQVALCKNFLQGKCILDLCGLSHDVGPEKMPTCKYFLEGCCTRDACPYLHVKVSASTPICHQFLQGYCEKGNKCKQRHIYICPEFEKAGNCSKSKHCPYPHKSKTSKISSTLQKRSDMPPFKVQESTVVTVECRKRYYDNCSDDLGKKREHLFQKLEIVKFVRAGQSEESINDKEISDSENGLEHNKERDLVLKGPKRPPIGPLPSYIPIN
- the LOC117167033 gene encoding zinc finger CCCH domain-containing protein 7 isoform X2; protein product: MAGENFLRTQQYLKTLDNDKCSNTIAAENSSSVFEKMQLTLTTNCTNSEFAESPKVIYVNPNYGRIKHVIHINPNIHANVSMHVNAKLNSKTSTHLNSNVSTKKSIYLNPKIVKNMDVIHHLQKEENKSISKIEKNTPSEKKIVAEHISYTVCSELNVKSVIQKKSQPSNVIPLPCTNVIRLKRYSKGASSTSIATSNKVKRISGTGLKIANVKDSAFLSTKSGSCQLDNLLQFVKCKNKVSQYKFDKMVVQKRKTKSSGFTRTEKLRNSMKLVSIGGISYKSSKNQLVRRTSTNLTKRKRIISREGHEQFSITSDGKVLLRLNGTRKCQTHMNHSGITVNRSKTTLIRRKSIPLVKQNLKGNISNKVKQRSIQILRNKMRKNNQPCLFFQKFGYCANQDIGKCHKVHDKKQVALCKNFLQGKCILDLCGLSHDVGPEKMPTCKYFLEGCCTRDACPYLHVKVSASTPICHQFLQGYCEKGNKCKQRHIYICPEFEKAGNCSKSKHCPYPHKSKTSKISSTLQKRSDMPPFKVQESTVVTVECRKRYYDNCSDDLGKKREHLFQKLEIVKFVRAGQSEESINDKEISDSENGLEHNKERDLVLKGPKRPPIGPLPSYIPIN